The sequence AGACATTGTTCTGTATTTTGAACGGCTTGATCTCATCAACACAGGTTATAGTGATTTGCCTCTTCTGAAGCTTTTAACTGAAGTCTTTGGTAGTGCAATCTGGTTCAATACTATCCTCGTGATGACTCATGCTTCCTCAGCACTTCCTGAAGGACCAAATGGATATCCAGTAAATTATGAATCCTATGTGGCCAGATGCTCGGAAGTCTTGCACGATTGTATTCACCAGGCGGTCTATGACACAAAACTGGATAACCCAGTACTGTTAGTGGAGAATCATCCTCGGTGTAAGAAGAATTTCATGGGGGACAAAATCCTTCTCAATGGACAGGCTTGGAAATCTGAATTCCTATTGTTATGCTTGTGTACCAAAATTCTTGGTGATGCTAATAAACTCTTGCGTTTTCAAGGCAGCATTGAATTAGGTTTACCCAGTTCTAGAGTGCCTTCTGTACCACATCTTCTCTCATCTCTTCTACGGCATCGATCTGCATCAAGCCCAAATGAAGCAGACAGAGATTCTGAAGAGATTTTACATTCTGAtgcagatgaagaagatgaatatgATCAGTTACCTTCAATACGAATCCTGACAAAATCTCAATTTGAGAGATTGACTAAACCACAGAAAAATGACTATCTTGATGAGCTTGAGTACCGTGAGACCCTTTATTTAAAGAAACAGTTTAAAGAGGAAGCTCGCAGGTCAAGGGAAAAGAAACTTTCTAAAGTTGAAAATTCCATGGACAATAATCATGATGACAACCATCAAGAATCTCCTGAGGCTGTCCTGTTACCTGATATGGCAGTCCCTCTGACATTTGACTCGGACTGCCCGGCACACAGATACCGCTGCATCACAACAAGTGACCAGTGGCTTGTAAGACCTGTTTTTGATCCTCAAGGATGGGATCATGATGTCGGGTTTGATGGTATAAACTTGGAGACAGCTATGGAAATAAATAGGAATTTGATTGCCTCAATTACAGGGCAGATGAGCAAGGACAAGCAGAATTTTAGCGTACAGTCTGAATGTGTGGCTGCTTATTCAGATCCTCAGGGCCCTACATATTCTGTTGGCTTGGATGTTCAATCTGCCGATAAAAATCTTATATATACACTTCACAGCAACACAAAGCTGAGAAAAATCAAGCACAACATATTTGACTGTGCAGTTTCAGTGACATCCTATGGAGACAAGTATTATTTTGGTGCTAAGCTTGAAGATAATATAATGATAGGGAAGAGACTGAAGTTTTTAATGAATGCTGCTCAAATGATGGGTCCTGGACAAATGGCTTATGGTGGCACTTTTGAAGCAATCCTAAGAGGGCAAGACTACCCAGTGAGGAATGATGTTATAAGTCTATCAATGACGGCTCTATCTTTCAAGAAGGAGATGGTGTTGGGCGGAGGTATTCAGTCAGAATTTCGGCCAATTCGAGGCATGAGAGTTGCAGTTAATGCCAATTTGAACAGTCAGAAGATGGGGCAAATTCGTGTAAAGATGATGAGCTCTGAGCACACTGAAATTGCTTTCATAGCCATTTTCTCAATTTTCAGGGCCCTTTTTCGGAGGAGAGAGGCGGTAGCAGCGGAGGTCTCATGACTTATGTTCCCCTTTAAGTGCTGAATTTTGTTACTTCACTGAAAAGAAAGAAGTCCAGAGAGCAATTTATATGCAAAACTGAGATATAGCCAATACGGCCTTTTAATCCATTTGATTTGAAGGGAAAGGGCTGAGAGTTGGGTTTTCAGGAGTTTAGTGCCAATTTTTTTGTGTCGTTCTCTTTGCAAATTTCTCTACATCTAGAAAAGCTTAGTGAAATAACTGGTTATTTGGATGCATACTTGGAGGCCAGAGATGAATGTTTTTACTCTGGTTTAAACTAGACAATTAGCTCTGTAGCAAATAATTTACTATTGAAATTGTACAGGAATACATGAGAAAGAAGTTTTTATATGATTCATGGAATAGATAGAATGATAGAAATGGTaatttgttaaataaaattttctACCAGGTTACACAAGTTTCGATTATAAGTGTTGTTTATCCTACATATGAGTTTAGAATAAAATGATAACATGCATAACTGAAAGAGAGACCTTCACCAATGATCAATATAAATGAAGATACAATTCataatgtttttattaaaaaaatttaaagactTCAGATAATAAAATCTAAGTCAAGCTTGAGAATAACAGAGCATTAAAACTTCTCTTTATGTGGCATATATATAGCAAGAAAAAGAATTATCAAAATTCAAAGTTTGCTCATGAATTAGAAAATGTAGTGTACACCTCATAGTCAAGGGCATCCAAGCGATACGCCCTCCAACCCGATAAACAATGGCAATCAGGGCCACGTCTTTAGGAGTAAGCCTACTTGACACTTCCTCCACAACTCTCAGCCCTTTCCCTTCAAATCAAATGCATTAAAAGGGCGTATTGGCTATATCTCAGTTTTACATATAAATTGCTCTCTGGACTTCTTTCTTTTCAGTGAAGTAACAAAATTCAGCACTTAAAAGTCATGAGACCTCTGCTTCTACCGCCTCTCTCCTCCGAAAAAGGGCCGCTGATTgatgatttatatataaaaaaaaaaaaaaaacagatatggAGTGGGTCCTGAAGTCCAGACCCATCTGGGGTTATGAATCTCATAAGCTGAAACTGCCGTGGGCTGGACAAATCACGGACAGTTAGTGTGCTAAAGGATCTAGTGCAGGTCTATAGGCCCATGTTAGTGTTTCTTATGGTGACAATGGTTAATTCAGAATGCATCTCAGAAATATGTAAACAACTTGGTTTTGAGGTTATTTTGTCTCGTGTTAGTATCTTAAAAGAGTTAGGTCATTGCTCAGTCTCTTATGTAAAACGTTCAGCGAATTCGGCTGCTCATCTCTTAGATAAGGGGGTCAATTTTTAGTCTGTTCGTGGTGTGTGGGCATGTCCACCACCCTATTTCAATGTTGTTCTTTCTTCCGATTCTAATAATTAATAagtgttttatttataaaaaaaatccaataaaaaatataaaagataagtATATGATAACCGAAAttgaaaatatcattaaaatatgaaaaaatcaaatccaaaataaaaaatagttaaatttttattaaattgaggGAGTAATTTAATAGGCAATTTTAGTATATGTCAAGGGACTAAttgattttagaaatttaggAGTCTAATTGGTTTTCAAGGGATAGGTTAAGTCCAATTAACGATATTAAAAGATTTTAGGTATAGATTAAGgattgattgagctttttaaaCATTGGGAATTAAgtaatttgttttttctttttggtgATATAGTATTATGATTACGTATAATGGTTATTTAATTGTGGGGGCACTTTCAACAAACAAAATCAAAAGATTCTGAAACCACAAAAAGCATATGCCCATTTATTAAATGATACGCTTTTCCTAAACTTTGCTTTTATAAGTATTGTAATTAAACCCCCACTTCTTTTCTCTATTTATTTATTGCAATCCATTTTCCTCTAATTCTTAACTAGAACGAACCCCTCGCTCTCTTTcgggaattttgaaaaataattattttaataaattaattaatcaaaatttaCTAAAATAGTAAATCTAATTGGTGCAAACTTTATCTAAGATACAAAGGTTTGATTAACATTGAACAATTTTGTATTTATTAAAATGGATTgaaaatttatcaaaataatatgaaaatgaCTAATGACAACCGAAACAAATCATCAAGAATATTTATAGCATCTGATTcataagaagaaaaaaaaatcaaaacaataaaTTATATCCTCCAAATATATTGGTTGTAAAAAAATTAGTTatctaaaaaaaatgtatatttaATTACATTCATATCCTTCTTAGATTTAGTCATTCAACAGATAGAACTTATCTCAAGGTCCAACATTATTCTATAAGCGCGTACAgagggcaaattattagaagcacccggTTTTCTATGTTAAATGGAggaccttccatacatattttgatacgTGTAATATGGACTCACGTATATTATAAGAGACcctactattttaattattacgtgggaTCACAATACACgtatccaaatgtgaattggggaTCTTTCGAGTGACATGGAATATACCACTACAAGACAAATCAGCATCACCGACGGAAAATTATGTCGGTGATGGCTCAAAATCTGTCGGTAATCATGATCACCGACGGAATTCCGACAGAATTAAAGATGGCAGATTGAAGATGGCAGATGGGTATTGAAAAGTATGGGGTAAATTATACCCATTGCCACTTAACTTTATAATTTTAACATTGTAGCcactgaattttaatttttaacagtATAGCCACCgaactttacatattttaacaccggtggccacttaacacctcaaaatgaccgttgatggtctcaaaataaaaaaattcgaagatttaatgatattttaagtaactttaattcttgaaaattttcgttttgaggtcatttaggtgttgtttggttaggagagagaaaataaaattttagagagagaaatctcaaaacaatgtgattttggaaaataaaaaaatgtagttttatagtaaatatcgttctggacaactttaattcttgaatatttttattttgaggttgttaacaatcattttgaggagttagctaaaattgagtggccaccgatgtcaaaaagtgtaacgtTAAGTGactataccgttaagaattgaagtttagtggctataatgttaaaattgttggggtttagtatagacaattgttctaggatacaaacttaatgtaaatgaattgttctttatatcatttgtttaaagagatatatgttttataactatataaaggcaatcccttttaagcactaaataaagtctaataaaaggaaattcgtaagtttatttaaagtgattataaagtgttcatacaagcatgaagtgagacaaaactttatagtaaactgataaacttaaaaccaccccaagtcaagtgatatgtttgggattgacatattactgttgagacttgtatgtaacaatgtcttctgtccgacagaaagctgatctcacaagcttcatatatacagatatctggacagttatatagatccgatgaaacgttgttcattaggattggggatccgatttgagataacaggatgggtagattcatccttgtcacctattcatctcattggtattaataggtataactaatcctcagactcaaaggaatattaattggtattctggattacggaatgtgatgctttgactctggtgtaacacgatccttaacagagatgactctggggtgtgaacagtagacgttgggtatcacaggaagtgattgcgggatcgttatatattggattgagcatttatcactcccgataaatgggagatacatccaaggatcgcttgtggaagactcgactctaaatccttgcaatgtgatagcttaagacttgaaatacagatttcacttaacctatctatttgagttgactcggcctgtacaagtaaaatgaacgtctcgctatatgtgacttgacattatccatagtcataggattcagttcaaggatgtagttgataaaggatcgaattatactgtaactaatacggaaaggttaacgacagaatcaacctgtcttcttatggctctgggggaatgattacggacttgctaatcacatattatgtacatcattccgttatgcaaagattaaatataattctttgaaaattatttaataacgttgcatacggatagaagcaataagaacctaatgggtcacacataagacttggaacctaaaagagagatagatgttaattaattgatggaagcccaattgagcccaataaggcccatggaccatagggggtcgaaattcatgtagtcaaaatacatgaataattaatttgattttattaattctaattagattaggattatgaattaaattaattaagagataaataagttaggagttttaattagattataatactcctattattatccaataaggttattattattatctttaatatattagatatataatgagataataattaggaattctattccgaattgaattcctattcagtaacctaattctatctaactagggattagatacaagagattataaatacccctttccttgagattttcgaaatccaagcaagccataccctacttgtgattttcgaaattcacctagtccaagagagagaaaattcgacacccccagttcgaggacgagatttctctacggcttcgtttgatcaattgattttcatctatttcttttatccttgatcttgtgttgattaattagaggcaatctactttggttgctattcaacggttgatactaaattaatcttcccgtgttttatttcgtgtttgggaactcgaagaagaaaaacaaacaaaagggagaaattcgttttactactcctacatcaggtcagttcacgatttcgcggattcccggagattgaaccgtcggatcgtcgcgatttttggacaagagcttctagacatattcttccacgtttccgccgaagggattgtcgttcggaggtctggaaggtctgtttcggatagggatagattggtagacagtttctatctcttttgaagttgtgggcacttcgtttgcaacggtagatagaacttctaaaaggtatttcttcttatcattctttatatgaaataacggttaacggatcttgtggttaaatggaaataggttaaaatttttatatttccgctactataccttagcctaatttccaacaaaaatgaataaaattcagtggccatggatatAATTTACCTGAAAAGTATGTAAAGCTAGGACGACACCGTTTTGGAATAAGTTTTTGCATCCCTTGAAAAGAATTGCAAATGGTCACATGAAATGACTGTAAAGTCAGGCTAGTTCATAGTCGCAGCACAACTTTGAAGGATAATTTGGTAATTTACATGAATttcaaaattgattttgatttacTGTTCATATCATCATTCATCTTTAATTCTATAGAATAATTAACACTTTCAAATCACACCttgtttcttttcctttccatcAACTTTTTCTGTAATTTTACCAATTTCCTTACAATACTAGATAtctttttattagtttattccGCAGATAatcttttcccaatttacaacaAAAACCTAAATCTAATTCTAATTATATATGtcgaattattaaaaaaaaatcaaaataaaaattttaggaGCTAAACAAAATTTGGGAGAGATGGAAATTTTCAACTCAAATGTCTCTGTTATGAATGAGCAAAAAATCACTCCTATAGACAGACTTGTAGAATGTTTTTTTTCCTCAATTAATTCACTTAATAAAGAATTAATTCAAATTAAtgacaattaaaatcaacataACCACTAAAATGTTTTAAAGAATTAATAATGAACACTAGTTTTACTTAATTTCATTACTGCGATCTAACCATTGATCTTTTATTAGAGAAGAGTGATAGAAAGAATAGTAAAAAATTTGTGGTTTGACATGACGTGTTAAAAAGTTTAGAGAGTTTTGcttatatgtgtgtgtgtgtgtgtgtttgcGCGCGCGtgtgtgtttttaaaaacaaaattaatcaATTCAAAGAAGAGCATGGTTACCGACTCAATCATGATGCAATAGAAGCGTCAATAAAACTCTAATAGTGTATgtctaattattattataaaagtaAGAAATAAGATGAACAAATTGAAATAAAAGTTCTGGGAGCTGAACAAAATTTGACATAGATGGAAATTTTGAGATCTTCTATTTATACATTTCAAAATGTTTCAaatgagtaaaaaaaaaaatcaatattataAGCATGCTATTAGAATGTTTTTTTTCCACACAATTAAATCGAGCATTAATTCACTTAATGATAAATTAATCTTACTCAATTAATTCAATATCGAGCATTAATTCACTTAATGATAAATTAATCTTActcaattaattcaatttaatgaCTATTATAATTATGCTAATTTTTtccaggaattttcacatgcactttaatgagtaagtgaatttgctcattcatcgttagatataggcttattaaatctaaacctcgtgatgctttgaatctcaaacttaggattctaataagcctagatctaatggtaaatgaacaaattctacatgctcattaaggtgcatgtgatcaggACTGAATTTTTTCTCTATTTAACATATCATATTTGAATGACGTGACATGCTcgtggaattttttttaagttgaatatatatatatatatataatggaaaTTTGAAATTGTCCAAAATTATACCTAATGAAATtaacatttaatttaattcGATTCTAAAAAAAGTCGACGCATCAATCTGATTATGAatctttttatttcaatatttgATTGAATTCAATAATAATCGCTAacatttattcaataataattgaaatttatTCTAATAAGTCAAGAACACTAaatcaataatttaataaaattgaagTTCATTTTATTCCATAGTTGGTCTGATTCAAAATTCTCTAATATCCATACTCAATTCtattgaaatttatattttaccaaaacactTTTACATAATAGTTTTACTCTTTAAGAAGAATGAGGTaagaaaatattaattacttACTATAtttctcattaaaattaatCCTATCACCTATGCCTAATATATATCTAAAATACAGGCTTGGTGATCAAGGAAAAAGCTAGtacaaaaggaaaaaaacaaattaaaaggaTTGTGCCACATGGAGGGATCACAGTCGAACATCATGTGTAAATTGATCAATGGTGCGGATGAGGAGAAGAGTTGGTTGGGTGTGATGAGGTGCATGGTTGATGTTGGTGTGTCTTATTCTAGAAGCGTGTTCTATTCTGCAAGACTAAAAAGCCCTCCAGAAAATTGAAAGGTCTTTTACAGTGAAAGACTTAAAGTCTTTAAAGTCATTAACCTTGTGAGTTCCCAAAGTGCCAAACTCCTTGAGATATGAAaggtcttcttctttcttcctttcGTTTTCTTTCTGTGCAATTATTTTCTCCTACCTTTGCTTTCTTCCTCATTGTAAATCAGACCAAATCAAAAACTGAGTTGTTATTCTTCTTACCCTTCCTCAAACTAGGCTTGGTAGAGATTATGCAAGCCAAGTTTGCTAACCAGAAAACGAAGTTGAGGAGAATGTTGGGCCTTGGTGAAGAGATCCGCGAGTTGCATGGCGGAGGAGATCGGCATGAGGTGAATCAAACCGTTTTGGACCCTCTCGCGAATGACATGGCAATCGATCTCGATATGCTTTGTCCGTTCATGGAAAACTGGGTTCTGAGCGATATGCATGGCGGAAACATTGTCACAGAAGAGGAGAGCAGAACTTGTTTGAGGGGCAGTGAGATCGGCGAGGAGGAAATGGAGCCAGTGAAGCTCGTAGGAGGTTGAATCCATGGCGCGGTATTCGGCTTCCGAGGAGGAGCGGGATACCATGTTCCGTTTCTTCGAACGCCAGGAGATGATGGTGGAGCCCAGAAAAACAACATAACCGGTGATGGAGCGACGGGATTCAATGCAGGTGCCCCAGTCGGTATCCGAAAAGGCCTAAAGTTGAAGGGTGTTTGTGACCGGAAAGAAGAGGCCGAGGCCGATGGTGCTCTTCAGGTAACGTAAAATTCTGGTAACTCTTTGGTGGTCATCGGTTGTAGGCTGGGTTAGGTGTTGAGAGAGCTGGTCAACTATGTAGGAAAGATCGGGGCGGGTATGGGTGAGGTAAAGCAATTTACCAATAATTTGTATGTAAGCTGTGATGTCTGGTAAGGGGGTTGCATGCGGGCTAGGTTTGTGATTTGGGAGTGCTGGTGAGGAAGCAGGTTTACATTCCAGTAAATCAACTTCTTGTAACAATTCTAGAGTGTATTTTCTTTGTGTCATGTGTAGGCCATTGGAGTTTCGAGCGAATTCGAACCCCAAGAAGTAATGAAGAGCACCAAGATCTTTGATACTGAAAGAGGTGTGGAGGTGTGCTTTAGTGGCGGAGATGGCCTGAGCGTTGTTTCTAGAGATGATGACATCGTCAACATACACAAGCAACAAGGTGATGGAGCCCGTCAACTTCTTGGTAAAGAGGGATGGATCGGCGATAGATTGAACAAAGCCGATGGATTTGATGGTTGTGGTGAGCTTGGCATTCCATTGACGGCCAGCTTGGCGAAGACCATAGAGAGATTTGTTTAGCCTGCAGACCTATAGTGAGGATTCCCCGAAGATGCCAGGAGGAAGCATCATGTAAACGTCTTCATTTAACTCGCCATGAAGGTATGCATTATCAATGTCTAACTGTTGGATATCCCATCTTCTTGAGATTGCAACTGCTAGGAGTGTCCTAATTGTGGTGAACTTTGCTACATGGGCAAAGGTGGTGGTAAAGTCGACGCCTTCCTGTTGCGTATAGCCCTTGACCACGAGCCTGGCTTTAAAGCGAGCTATGCTTCCATCGGCCTTATGCTTTAGCTTGTACACCCAACGACAGTCGATAGGTTTCTTACCCTCAGGTAATTCCAAAATATTCCATATGTTGTTAGATTCTAGTGCTgtaagttcctcttgcatagccTGTCTCCAGTTGGGATCTAATTTGGCTTGGTTGTATGTCGCAGGCTCGGTATGGCAAGTGATGTTGAGGGCGAAAAGTCATTTCTGTGGGCTCAATTTGGCATAAGACAAATGTTTGCCAAGTGAATGAGGGGAGGTAGTGAAGACTGGAGATGGATCACCACGGAGCAGGGCTATATGATAGTCTCTCAGGTATGCAGGGATTCTTCTTTCTCTGGTTGGTCATGAGATAATGGGTGTTTATGGATTGGTGATTTGTGTTGGTTGAGTGTCTGGGCATGTGATTTGAATGTCTGTATGCTGCTCCGCTTGTGTGTCTGTTTGTGGTGTTGTTTCCATGTCTTCGTCATCTTCTAGGATTACTCTATGCAAAGCATCGAGTTGGTCCTCCGAGCAGAATGATGCCTCCTATGTGTTATTTTTGTCTGAAAAAGGAAAGTGATCTTCGAAGAATTGTACATgcctggaaaaaaaaaacattagtcaTTAAGTTCAATAATTTGAAGCCT comes from Euphorbia lathyris chromosome 8, ddEupLath1.1, whole genome shotgun sequence and encodes:
- the LOC136202603 gene encoding translocase of chloroplast 90, chloroplastic isoform X1; this encodes MWMKSVRDWAFTQLLSKSLASSRPLSGSGSFFSEGPVDEDSNDRAHMVGAEATSQSPGRSCSIDYTEGNGPHPSLQQEVEDANICIHEKRDPLAKIDNLQIKFFRILRRLGYLPDNLLVAKVLYRIQLATSVRAGELDLKRARRIAAEQEASNTPELNYSMRILVLGKTGVGKSATINSIFDQAKTVTDAFEPATNTIQEITGTINGVKVTFIDTPGFLPSSSGNVRRNRNIMLSVKRFIRKSPPDIVLYFERLDLINTGYSDLPLLKLLTEVFGSAIWFNTILVMTHASSALPEGPNGYPVNYESYVARCSEVLHDCIHQAVYDTKLDNPVLLVENHPRCKKNFMGDKILLNGQAWKSEFLLLCLCTKILGDANKLLRFQGSIELGLPSSRVPSVPHLLSSLLRHRSASSPNEADRDSEEILHSDADEEDEYDQLPSIRILTKSQFERLTKPQKNDYLDELEYRETLYLKKQFKEEARRSREKKLSKVENSMDNNHDDNHQESPEAVLLPDMAVPLTFDSDCPAHRYRCITTSDQWLVRPVFDPQGWDHDVGFDGINLETAMEINRNLIASITGQMSKDKQNFSVQSECVAAYSDPQGPTYSVGLDVQSADKNLIYTLHSNTKLRKIKHNIFDCAVSVTSYGDKYYFGAKLEDNIMIGKRLKFLMNAAQMMGPGQMAYGGTFEAILRGQDYPVRNDVISLSMTALSFKKEMVLGGGIQSEFRPIRGMRVAVNANLNSQKMGQIRVKMMSSEHTEIAFIAIFSIFRALFRRREAVAAEVS
- the LOC136202603 gene encoding translocase of chloroplast 90, chloroplastic isoform X2 → MKSVRDWAFTQLLSKSLASSRPLSGSGSFFSEGPVDEDSNDRAHMVGAEATSQSPGRSCSIDYTEGNGPHPSLQQEVEDANICIHEKRDPLAKIDNLQIKFFRILRRLGYLPDNLLVAKVLYRIQLATSVRAGELDLKRARRIAAEQEASNTPELNYSMRILVLGKTGVGKSATINSIFDQAKTVTDAFEPATNTIQEITGTINGVKVTFIDTPGFLPSSSGNVRRNRNIMLSVKRFIRKSPPDIVLYFERLDLINTGYSDLPLLKLLTEVFGSAIWFNTILVMTHASSALPEGPNGYPVNYESYVARCSEVLHDCIHQAVYDTKLDNPVLLVENHPRCKKNFMGDKILLNGQAWKSEFLLLCLCTKILGDANKLLRFQGSIELGLPSSRVPSVPHLLSSLLRHRSASSPNEADRDSEEILHSDADEEDEYDQLPSIRILTKSQFERLTKPQKNDYLDELEYRETLYLKKQFKEEARRSREKKLSKVENSMDNNHDDNHQESPEAVLLPDMAVPLTFDSDCPAHRYRCITTSDQWLVRPVFDPQGWDHDVGFDGINLETAMEINRNLIASITGQMSKDKQNFSVQSECVAAYSDPQGPTYSVGLDVQSADKNLIYTLHSNTKLRKIKHNIFDCAVSVTSYGDKYYFGAKLEDNIMIGKRLKFLMNAAQMMGPGQMAYGGTFEAILRGQDYPVRNDVISLSMTALSFKKEMVLGGGIQSEFRPIRGMRVAVNANLNSQKMGQIRVKMMSSEHTEIAFIAIFSIFRALFRRREAVAAEVS